A section of the Primulina eburnea isolate SZY01 chromosome 1, ASM2296580v1, whole genome shotgun sequence genome encodes:
- the LOC140811128 gene encoding uncharacterized protein, translated as MEEQILDYVLVPLGLTLMVAYHIWLLRQIITRPATTVVGINAINRRLWVRAMMEDPSKNGILSVQTLRNNIMASTLLASTAIMLSSLIAVLMTGSGGNNRPMKVIYGDRSELGFSIKFFSILVCFLVAFLLNVQSIRYYSHASILINVPNVLNNKKDYRNCASAEYVGRIVNRGSYFWSLGLRAFYFSFPLFLWMFGPIPMFLCCVVLVFFLYFLDVTFDFGCVVSQDQENVCMDEEARTVSV; from the exons ATGGAGGAACAAATTCTTGATTATGTATTGGTGCCATTGGGGTTGACATTGATGGTGGCTTATCACATCTGGTTGCTCCGCCAGATAATAACCCGTCCCGCCACCACCGTCGTTGGCATCAACGCCATCAACCGCCGTCTCTGGGTTCGAGCAATGATGGAG GATCCATCCAAGAATGGGATTCTATCGGTGCAAACTCTGCGAAACAACATAATGGCATCAACCCTTTTAGCATCGACGGCGATAATGCTCAGCTCCCTGATAGCCGTCCTGATGACTGGCAGCGGTGGCAACAACCGTCCTATGAAGGTGATTTACGGTGACCGGAGCGAACTTGGGTTTTCTATAAAGTTTTTCTCGATATTGGTGTGTTTTTTGGTGGCATTCTTGTTGAATGTGCAGTCGATTAGGTACTATAGCCATGCAAGCATACTCATCAACGTCCCGAATGTTCTCAACAACAAAAAAGATTATAGAAATTGTGCGAGTGCTGAGTACGTGGGACGTATCGTGAACAGGGGGAGTTATTTTTGGTCATTGGGTTTGCGTGCATTTTACTTCTCGTTCCCTCTATTTCTGTGGATGTTCGGGCCCATTCCGATGTTCTTGTGCTGCGTAGTGCTGGTTTTCTTTCTCTATTTCCTTGACGTGACGTTTGATTTCGGATGCGTGGTTTCACAAGATCAAGAGAATGTATGTATGGACGAGGAGGCCCGTACTGTGAGTGTTTGA